CGCGTTGTgactaactcacttagctcctgtaggctagtgtcagaaaagaatgagacagtcgaaagatacaatgaCAGCGCTGATAGCAATTTGCTTGGTAACCGCATTTAtgtttttctacaaatacaccaATAGcctaatcaaattggcctccatcactcaaccaatgctaacggtaggcctaacattattttacctaggtCGTAGGCTATtgataggcctatagcctacgtAACTTGTATAAGATTAATGTACCTGCAGTcaaaaccaagcatgtctgataaacattctcagatttatttcggcttcaagaagaaatgtgaattacatttcatgtgaaaatcatcctacccttattagacgttctctgcggtaaactacagtgttgtccttgtaggaagcatctattgtctttccaacccactttagattaacttccaacaaaattatgtctcactgcaactatgcgccatctggtggacaaacgactacgtaacgccaatactgtaaatgcagccaaataataatgatgaatatttgaatatttggttttcctttaatcctactgaatttgtaattatgtatcggccgttctaattgccgataccgatagtatgtgcgtgcctgtgtgtgtgtgcgtgtgtatatgtgtgcaccaccatctacaggccaatgagtgtacagtcactaaatgtacacataacttaatttttttaggactccccccccatggatgaaattctacgaaacttggcatacccccagagaatgtcaggttaatcatacacataacatttggtgcagttctaaacatcttaactgaagagagaggtgattaaagcagaatgatattgcattttcattttttactgggggtgtgcaaatcacaaatgagtgattatgggctaggttgatgtgggcccttgagaccaacataccataaaaaaaatTTCATCCttggtgccacggttcaggtagttatttaggaaaaactgcattttttggggttcgggggcccagcgcggggggggagtggcccccggggaccaaacgaaattttttcgtaaaagtctagtggggctacatacccaccaaatttcatgtgccctgatgtttcggtgtcccgggtatcgttgaccaaaaattcaggaagtagatgacggggggaaaaaagaaaaagaaaaaaaaaaaaatttgacaatccctatatgaccacttcgctagcggcggtcataataagtatttatgtatttaataAGTACTTTATGTAAAGTATTTTACAGAATATTTATGATAGGCTACATATTTTCAAGTGTTCGCTATGTGACTACATGTGGTtaatatgtcaaaatataaaGTTTTTTTGGTCTTCATTTATTATATTGTATATGAAAGATAACTCTTTGACTCAGCAGGATGCACCCCTGTCCACTTGTTGAGTTGAGACTTGATGTGAGATTTCAGATTTCATTGTAGACTCCAGTGATATCTGGATTAATGAGACATTACAGGGTTTGTGTGGCAATGGGCGTGCTACCATCAtacacctatttttttttcgttcACTTGCAATACTTTTGACTTTAGAGAATGCAAAAGTAAGGAATGCAAAGTTATTGCGaaggcagaggtggaaaaagtacgaaaatattgtactcaagtaaaagtaccaataccttgatgaaatattactcaagtacaagttaaaataccgatctgaaaatgtactcaagtaaaaagtaaaagtagttaatttaaaatgtacttttaagtaaaagttacttagttactttttttttggggggggggggctaccataacaaccagttttaccaaagactttctaatgaggagatacagcactcaaaaaaaaatcctccatagtaatgcatgggggggcagttgtctacacatcatatgtctacacatatcacaacccttccgcggcaaaacgtcgacatgtgaatacattgagcgaATCATGTGGTGTTTTGTAatatacattgagccaatcatgtggtgtgatctcgctgctggagcaagattggtgtcgtgaagccttacgcacacgcatttctgctgaaatagatgcacgataagtgctcaaaaagtgttgcaatatggccgccgagtggaggtacttgcctgaaaaaggacgttgagaaatggagatctatgtgaaatatcaccggagttctcctttaagtttgagcagtagttgattttcaaagttagttgcactcatccttgggtcgctttgcagtgaacagtaatccagcacaactgaaaagccccttacaggcagctgaggcaggcaggccaatattgagttgcagagagtttttttatatttggaaacgagcagaaggttcaacagattaaagggcgtcgtacGGGGGGGGGAAAGttggaagtatagggccccaatggaggagagggcccgtgaaaagtggaatacagggggcacaacattttcaccaggcattagtaataactcaggtaatccacacataaaaaatccaaacaactccataagtagagtcatgtaatgaagtggaataacacaggggagaagtattaaacacgctaagaaaaagcactaaggcaaggaaagggaaggaacgagctggaatctgtatagagagtagttttcctttctatctgtgcaaattaatataagcttggttagtagcctacatattgatgggctataaaaaggtttttcattaccaaagtgtcacacaagaaacatttcatgatggataaaagcaaaaagctctcccaagacctttgcaaccttattgatCAATgcaactggttacagatgcatttcaaaacatcagaatcttccagtaagcagcatgggagccattatctgcaagtggaagaaacatcactgcatcatcaactggccatgcacaggatctcctcgtaatatttctgaccagggagtcagaaggatagtcaattccaagagccaaggaccactcggagaaagctccagaaagacttgaaggcagccaattcaattaaatagttctggaagtaactaaagatcaggattcacaagagggacccctggaatctgtttagaacaatgggccaaaatcagacctgatactgcgaccaataagttttgtcatacaggaaatgtcttgaagctgtctttacaaacaaaggcttttccacaaagtattgaagaaatgtcagtaggcacgttcaatacttttttcctgtgtcattccactttaatacacaaaactcttatgtttggattttttatgtgtgttaatataatgtctggtgaaaatttcgaatagactcactggaagtttaggctaattactggcgggggggggggaaataagcgttcaatacttatttccaccatatattaattttacctgaatattttaacttccaaattaaatgtcaaaatgaatgtcagacgaaatttaaagtttgactgactggattttgtatacaaaacatagtgaaaactgtgtaaggtcactctcactctcccttgctaaagagctaaatggtttagtccgcctgcacgattcataaggtagtctatcttttgtttatttagttgagcatcgctagtagtggaccgctaattgttttgctgctggtgcaatgtctttctccaagaaagccaagtcaggttactaaaaacaaaggccaaaacggggaaaaagagagacatcaaaatgaggggaaacaattgctaataaacttctttccataGAAAGgcgagcacaaacgtcaaaacacgaaattccatggtgtttgcttaaatatctccgcaatcattagtgctaaaacgaactgagacaatcgattggaatagcggaaaatacactttcataagttaggctaatctgatgcattttgtgatccagtctccatcactttcagaaagactgcatggcgccagcttgattcatgtcctgttgtaggctacatgtatgctgatcattatcactaggctagtggtttagggcgcgattttttttctctccctttccgatttttttctctccctttccgttttagttagttttttttttactcaagtaacgggatttttgatgtagcgaagtgcaatacttcactcaaaatgtaatcaagtaaaatttaaaataccgattttataaactacttcaaaaatacaaaatacacagaaaaactactcaatacagtaacctgagtaaatgtattttgttactttccacctctgtgcGAAGGAAGGCTAAAGTATTTAGAAATAACAAAAGTAGCTCTGCAAGCACCACAGTCATCACTTTTCCTCTTCTTACCCCCCTCCCTTCCTACAAACAACATGGTGGTTTCAGTTCTTCTTTGCTAAATCCATAATACAAACAGTAGCCAgtgctgtttgcttttgtctatgtgtgggatacattttatatgtctctcattgaatgtttagtatGCTGTAccttacatacatgtagtgaaatctaattgTCATCTCCTTACTCTGACCCTTGTTTTTTTCGGAAACTCCTATGTTAGAATGTTTAGTTAAATTAACCCTTGTGTCAGCGAATTGTGGGTAACCCTCAGGATGGGGGGTcataaacatttcttatctttgtcaaaacaccagatggttaagtggggttgtaaacatttcttatctctgttaaaataccagatggttaagtgattaatggagggtgacaacttgtgattttccatgggTGTGGGGTAAGGTATAAGAGTTGACTCcacccacagatgtgtgggcttgttactttgacatttcatgtgggtaacatgctcccggcgtcgtgaataaagctgcagtctcacaccagttgtcttgaATTAATTTTGACCACATATGAACAAACATTTGTTTATGAGGGACTAAAATATGTGGTCTGTGATTCTAATCCAATACACTTTTTGTAAAATTCTCCTAATGGTACTGTAATTGCTGCTTCTCTTAACTGCCTTTTTCCACCTGCAGTAAACCGGCTCTGATCTGGTTCTGAACAGAACCGGAAGAACCTGTTATCTGGTTGGACATTGTTCTCAGTGTGTGAGTAGGAGTGGGCTATATTTAGAATACACTCAACGAATCATGCCTATATATGACTTTATTGCTCACACTCAACACTCAGTTGTCAATGTTTTTAAATCGTTACATTTcttgttgctgtgcctttattttacGAAATCTTGGCAGATATATGCAGTAACCGTTTTAGAATGTTGTGTGAATCACGTTTTAGTGATGTGGGTGCTTGTGTATTTGAGAAGAGAGTTGTGTTGTATCAGGCCTTACCATACGAGGACCCTTCCACCTGCTTAGATAGTAGAGAGCGTATCGTTGGCATGGGAATCAGTGCAAACAACGTGAGGCACCGTGCTGGGGTGGGAGAAAGAtagacagggagacagagaaagacagacagggagacaaGGGTTTCATgaaaaactatttatttgtCAGCTTTGTTTACCCACAATTGTCCTCTTCTGAAATGTATCTATATGAAACACAACACTCATGATTCCAGTCATTTTTATCATAATTTTATCAAAAAGTGCATTCATGATACAAAACCCTTCCTTCCTCTGAATctacacctctccctctcttctactTTCAAACAGCATAACTAACCCCTATGTTATATACCTCTGGCTTAACTCTGAATACATACTCAAATTCACACAAAATATTTTCTTCAATACTAAATAACAGTGTATTTCGTTACTCTTGTAGGCTACCAGACCAGAAGATTACTGAGAGGGTGTGGGAAGCAACCTTGCTCAAAGGCTGGCTGTTTGAAAGAGAAATCCTAAACTGAGCATGAAGCTTTAGGCTGGGTTCAACATAAGCAATAGCCCGCTAACCCAGGAAAAGTACAAGAACACCATTGGGCCACAGTTTTTCCCACCAGTCACCCATGCGTCAGCTTAGCTGACCTGTTATGCTACCTGGTTGAAACTAAGCATGTGAGACTACTAAAATAAAGAGGGTGCTCATTACAATGTAACAGTTTTGTGTAAAAGTGAGCGACTAGGgcaatataggcctatacaaGGTGTCAGCACAAATCTGACGTACTGGCCTGGGGGTGGGGTACTGTGTTGGACCATGATTAGgtagcagatagatagatactatattgatccccaagggggaattcaaggtctcagtagcatacaaacatcacacacaacatgcacttacataGCGATTCCATTCCAGCAGTGTGAGCCATGCCACTGTCAGATTGATTCTAAGATACATTTTAGCAGTGCACCCACCAGCTTCACCCCCCCTGAGGTTCCTCCTTGCACATTTACAGTTCTAGCTCATAAACACTGTTCACACAGTATCAACTAATAGGGGTTGTTTGTTTCACTTCCCTATGTGGGTCTGTACTGAAGATAACAGCTAAATTGTTATCTATCAAGCCCTGATCTTGTGGTGTTCATGCAGTTCTGGTTCCATCTGCCGACTGCTTCCAGCTCCCAGCTGGTGTGTTGACACAATATGATATAAGTTAAATTCATGATATGCTAACCATCTTGAGAAATGGGATAAAACATGCCCAGCAGTTATAACTGCTATCAGGTTTACTCATACACTTTTAATTGTAAATATTATAAAGTATTGATACTTGTTGATGAAGTATTGAGGATAACAACACTTAGGGCCTACTGCATGAATGCTACTAGCCTAGGTGGGTATTGTTTTAATTTGACACAGTTGTGATAAATAGATAAAAGCATTTGAATGTACAACTTGACCTTTTAATTTGACATCACCTTATCCAATCCTCTCCAAACTCTCAAACTCTAACAGGCCAACCAGATATTTTGCTCAACCAGTCATCTCAATAAATAGTTTAATAATTGAGACTAATGGAGGAACTGGACTCGAACCTACAACCTAACAGATCATGGGCCACTCCTCTGCCTCCGGAGTCACCACCCATTgccaacataggcctacttctagCCCACCTTTCATGTTCATGAATACTTAAAGAAATTCCTCAGTAAACTATAGGTGCAATGGtttttataggcctactgcaagTACTTGTAGGTTTTCTTGGACTTCACATCCTACTTTTGAAATAATGACCTACTACTAGGTTTCCATTCaggtattattattttttatactttaAGCATTCTTTTAACTGTCCTTCAAAGTATTCTTTCGAAGTTCATAAACACTGCCAGTGGGCTACACATACAAAAATGCACAACACTTACCTCAATAACTTCTGAATaaagaaaatgttttctttaaaaataCTCATCCAAATATTGGATGAATACTTGATTCCAAAACATAACGACTTAAGTAGTCGTACAAACAGTACACTTCATacacttttttttgttaagGGTATGTCCGTGAAACTTACCCAAATAGAACATATACGTCGAGGTCACGAAGGCCATGAAGTAAATCCCGGAACAGAACGACACCATCCCGATCATAATCAAGGACGCATCGCTAAAGCATCTGGAAAACAATTTCACTCCCAAAAAACTTGTAATGAAGATCACAAATCCTGCAGCGTTGCCGTACCCTATCTGCTTTGCGTCCCAGTTAAGCGGCTCTTTCATTACATACGACACCAAGATTTCCATGCCTCCCCCGACCGCAACGTCATATAAGATCGCTCCAGCAAACAGGAGCGCAATGTTAGTGGTGTTTCTATAACTTCGTTCCAATATGCCTACACTTTCACGGCGCTGGCTGGTTCCACTTGAGCAAGCAATCTGAAGCACGAATGTTGAATATAAAAGGCAGAAGACATAAAGCGCCACACTTAGTCCAACCAAAATTACACCACATTTTAGCTTGACCGTGTACAGCTGGAAAAGATGACCGGACGCCAGACTCCCGACGAGCCCCGCTAAACCATAGACTAGCTCCATTCGCATTATGCGCGGGGACCTTTCCTCCTCAGACGTGCTTAGGGATACCAGAGCAATCACACCAGCCCAGTACGAGGAGAAACCGCCACACAAGCCGTGAACCACCGCTCCCCCATACATAACTTCAAGAGGCCAATTGAACACGATTACGAAAACAAGAAACATCCTGGCGATGAAGTAACCGATCAAAGGAACAACTATGGGTAACTTTCTGTACCCCCTGTCTCCACATTTGGCTAAAATAATAGCAGGTATAATTGGAACGAATTTTCCCACCATAGTGTAAATCATGTAGAAGTTTGAAATAGCCTTCTGTTGACTGCCAGTGTCGTTGAAATTCGGATTATTTTCGTATCGTTCTTTGACAACCGACTGCAGACCGGTGTCGTAAAATGAACTGGCCACCTGTGCGCACAACACAACAGGTTCAATGTACATCCTGACATTATAATTTAAGACTGCCATCTTCACCAGATATAAACCCAAACAAAAAAACGGAATTCTATTCACGAGAGCTTTGTTAACTTCCAGCAACCGTCCCTTTAAACCTTCCTATCCGACATTGTTTTTCTTCTGGTGTAATTATTCTGGCGACAACTTCTGCCAGGTGTAGCATAGAGCTTCAAGTCATCAAGTCCTAGCTATCCGAATACACGTTTGCACACCCTTTGGTCTACGGCATTATATTTCCGTGTCTGAAAAGAGAAGAGCGTGAGACCAGAACCAGACAGCCAGAGTGTGTTGATGGCGTCATCCAGGCATGGGGAAGTTGGTTTAAAATGAAAGGACTGCAACGTGGCTGAAGCACTCTAGCCTATACATATCTAACACTCGTAGAGTGACAGGTGTCCTCTTTTCTCCGGGCATCAAGTAGGgaatgtagtggaggctaaacgcaagtaaacgcagtttacccacctttgaaatttcagaaatagagtttatccagcTCTTATTTATCTACCTATCAAAccagtttattcaccaattgcaacttttaacatttaaaaatcacactgtattatccacattcacaatatgtacactcatcaacactctaggaaccattcgACTTGTATTGTTAttaacattggacaataaccaatccaccatcatcaaacatgttctgaatgcatTTTTAAAGTATCCGATACCGcgtggcgcagtccaccttatcATGACCACAGAAGAGACCTTAAAAAAAATGCGTCGGGCTTGAATTCCAAAAGGCACTAAAGGTCACTAGACTCTAGACCAGGTCTCCATCACGGTGGCCGCGGGCACAAGGTAGCCCGCCGGACGCCTGAGGTGCCCACAGCGCACCTTCTCAAAACAGCCAAGTCCAGATCACACTCTAAAACAGAGGTCACCAAATGAcggaccgcggtccgagtccggaccctgacgtgatcctatccggacccaggCCATAATAGTTGCGCTAAATGTTTTGTAAGTTAGGATAacagcttcaggaaccatcatctCGCTTGGTGCTAcgcagccagtgaaatctgtgcatTCTGACAAAGTcaagtcagtgagtaaagttaCTATGGTAAAGAGACTCACTGATAGCCTGACAGGGaaaacgagcgaggagaggagacgtgACGAGAAACAATCGGATGGAAATGTAATTTAGCGATTAgtagttattttcaaatcatggatTGTTCAAAGgggagaaagctagacagcgagaacagagctttatataacgatcAGGGCAATTACCACGccaaactgtcacgtccataacgtcAACTAAATAGGCCTAcgatggcattgtgttggcgttatgggtgtgacagttttgcgcggaattgccctggaTCGACTCttataggctacatattctGATAGGCGATTGttaaaagcgccaatttgaagcacctacAGTAGCGCCAATTTGAACCCAGGCCtacccattcaacagtgaactgagaccacagaatatttacgATTTAATTAAgagggcaatatgattgatccaccacaatcttaACACatccattcactgcccaacaacttGATGTTCCTTAAAGGTTTCCAGGATTTCAGGTCAacattaaaaatataattaaacttgctgattgaTGGGTTCAAGAAACCAGCTGTGGAATAAatccatccttgtctcagctcaaatctTATTTTAAGTTCACTTTAAGATCTTAAAATAGCCAAGCAGTGTTTCTCCCCAATTAGGGcctactcttatcttgccttatttctcctcatttcgaatgttgcctttagGCTACTAATtgtatttcacattaaacattaggcctaggcctacaactaggctccatccatccatccatatatATCCAATACACGCatgttaaacattatgatgctccggacctttgcttgagaaaattttccgtaactggacctcgctgaagtttaattgaatacccctgctCTAAAACATCCTCCATTGTGAAGTTTTTAATAGATATTTAATTGTAGACCAGAATCATTTTAAGAATATATGTAGCCATGTATCTGACATTAACTTGATATTGGtgataggcctagcctattgtaccttacaaattgtagctgaTTTAAATTTTAGTCTTTGCCTCCGAATCCGTTTCCCATTTAATCTTTAAACAACTATTTCTGAACTGTGAGACTCAGCAAATATGCTTTGttgttgtgaacttattgcagtatcatcataactattccacctgtatGTGCATGGTTAAAATTCTGAAGTACAAcatagtttaggctacagcacaaacaaGTCTAACCTCTGACCCCCAatgtgcaccagattgatgcattttaAACCTTAAAATACTTTAAACTTGTGCCCCGCAGTGCAGTTCTAGGTGACGCCCCTGCTGGCCACTATTGCGTAGGCGATAAGCCTATTGAGGCAgtcagtgttgtgcctgaacacgTTCATG
The Alosa alosa isolate M-15738 ecotype Scorff River chromosome 12, AALO_Geno_1.1, whole genome shotgun sequence DNA segment above includes these coding regions:
- the LOC125305238 gene encoding thymic stromal cotransporter homolog, which gives rise to MAVLNYNVRMYIEPVVLCAQVASSFYDTGLQSVVKERYENNPNFNDTGSQQKAISNFYMIYTMVGKFVPIIPAIILAKCGDRGYRKLPIVVPLIGYFIARMFLVFVIVFNWPLEVMYGGAVVHGLCGGFSSYWAGVIALVSLSTSEEERSPRIMRMELVYGLAGLVGSLASGHLFQLYTVKLKCGVILVGLSVALYVFCLLYSTFVLQIACSSGTSQRRESVGILERSYRNTTNIALLFAGAILYDVAVGGGMEILVSYVMKEPLNWDAKQIGYGNAAGFVIFITSFLGVKLFSRCFSDASLIMIGMVSFCSGIYFMAFVTSTYMFYLARCLTLFALIPMPTIRSLLSKQVEGSSYGVTLIALQLSFKLISLAYTPIYTKVYQATLDVFPGFVFTLSSIITFVAMVPICIVGCRTAHRAYERIEGN